Below is a window of Vicingus serpentipes DNA.
GTAAGTGATTCTGTATACGCTAGAGATAATGCTGATTTAGGTGCAACTCTAGGTACTGCTGGAATTGGTAACGGTACTGGTGGTGAATTAGGTCAAGCATATGAAATTATTAATGATGACACATTAACAAGTATCCATGTTTTCATTAGTAACAATGATGGTGCTTTAAACGGTCAACAATTAACTATTAATGTTTATGATATCGTTGGTGGACAACCAACTAACATTTTAGCTACAACTATGACTCCAGTACTAGACAGTGCTACTAACAAGAACTCTATCTTAGATTGTCCTTTAACTCAATCTTTACCTTTAGGTCCTGGAAATTTCTTTGTAAGTGTTGTTGAAACTGCAAACAGTATTCAAATGGGTACTACTCAAAACAATTACACAAATGGTCCTATAATGGTAAACGCAGCTGGTATAACAACTGGTTTTGTTGAACAATCAACTGTTTATTCTGGTGCATTTGTATTCGTATTGAGACCAGTATTTGGAACAGTAACTAACTCTTTAGTTGGTATTGCTGAATCTAAAGAAGCTACTTTCGAAGTTATGCCTAATCCAGCTGTTGATAACGTTATGGTTAGAAACATAGATGCTGGTAATACTGTTGAAGTATACAATAACTTAGGTCAAGTTGTATTCTCAACAATTGCTAATGCTAAAAATGTAAATGTAAATGTATCTAATTTTGATAATGGTATTTATACTGTTAAAGTTATTGGAGCAACTACTTCTACATCAAAATTTGTTAAGCAATAATTAGCTTAAAAAAAATAGAAAAGGCTCTACATATATGTAGAGCCTTTTTTTTTTACATTAAAAATTACTAAGCTATTTATAGCTTTCTTTACTTTTGTTTTTATTAATTATTATTTACTATGAGATTACTTTTTATTTCAATCCTATTAATTTCTTTCTGTGCATGTAAAACTAACGAGAATGGGACAAAGATTAGTGTATTAAAAGAATATCAAAAAAGAGGAACAGTATTGAGTCTTCCAAAAAAAACAACTAAGGGAACTGTATCTGATAAAGAGTATTATTTTAGAACAGATAATATAAACTACTTCATTAAGTTTAGTGAAAGCTATATAACAGCTTTAGATTTAAATAAATATGTAAATCAAACGATAGTAATAAAAGGATCTATTAAAAATGGTTTATGGGAACCAAAGCAACCGCAAGCTATAACTTCTGCAAAACAGCCAGAAAAAGCCCGCTCAGGACCTTATATTACAATAGAAAGAATATATAAAAATAAAAAATAAGGATAAAAAAAGCTCCAATTCGTTTATTGGAGCTTTTTTTTTTACAATTAGTTCTCTAAACTACCTTTTTATTATTTTTCTAGTATTTTGACCTATAGAAACGAAATATAAGCCTGATTTTAAATTAGAAATATCAATTTGAGCAACAAAACTACTTTCATACACCAATTGACCCGAGATATCATAAATACGAACAAAATCAACGTCCAATTGATTAATTTCAATTCTTAAAACGTCATTTACTGGATTTGGACTTAAATTAAAAGAATCAAACTCTTTAAAATCTTTTACCCCTGTAGTTAAACAATCTGTTAAATCCGGATTTAATTCGATTGGTAAGCCCGGAGTAAGATCCTTACCCGAAAAGGCTAAATAACTTGGCTCATACCTTAAAGCCCTAAATACATTTCTATTTCCAATAGGAATATCACCTTGTGACAAAATACCACCATTGGTTACAGGGCTCCAATACTCCCAAACAATATCCTCATTAGTATCGATCTCGAACAATCTCGCATCTCTCCCTTGACAAATCAATGTATTACCATTTGGCAAACGCTGAGCTCCAGAAATATTAGGTGAATAAAAGTCTGTTGGATTTGGTGCTACATAACTCCATTCTGGAAAATCAGGTCCAAAAGTAGTATCAGCTTCCAATATATAATTACCAAAAGCATCAGTTAAAGGATCTATAATATCAATAGATGAATAGTTGCCTGCTGGACGACCATTTCCGTTATTGTAAATCATTATTTTACCTCCATCAACTAAAGAATCTGCAATCCATTGTACATTATGGTTACTATAATTAATGCGGTCTAAAGAGTCTCCATGATTATATGATTCTGGATTTCCATATCGGTATAAAATATCACCTCCCTTACCCATTAAACCTCCAGAACTCGAAGCAGCTTCGAGCGTACTTGTAGAATGATCTATAATAATGAATTCATTAAAAAAGTTTAAACTTAAAATTATTTGATCTAAATCAGCATTATAATCAATTGCATTAGCATGAGCCCAATCTGCTTTATTTTTAGGCGCATAATTCAAATTAAAGAGCTCAGGATGCTCTTCTACAACACCAAAATTTGGTTTTGTATTGTCATAATCCTGAATTAAATGATCCCACATGTGCCATTCCCATACAATTTCTGCACTATCAAATCCAATAGGCTTAATCTCAATTATTTTTTCAGGCCAAAGCGCATTTTCAGCTAACAAAGAAGTGTCTCTTCCTGCATCAATAGATTCCTGCTTTGTTTTTAATTCAAATGCAATGGCTAAAATATTTCCGTTAGGTAATAATGCTACATCGTGATGTAAAGATTGCAATGTATCTGAATAAAAAAATTGCCAATTTAAATTTCCTTGCCAATCAAAAATTTCAAGTAAACCACCTCTTCCTCCGGCATTAAAAAAAGTTACTGGAGTTTTTCCACAACGAATCAACCCTCCATCATCTAATAAATAAACTGAATTTCCAGCTCCATACTCACTGTTCCACTGATTTACGACTTGACCACAATTATCAATTAAATAGGTTATCGTGTCTCCAGTATATGCAAATAATGTATAACCATCCTGAGCATCTAAGCTGTTGAAAATGGTACCGACTGTATTTTGAGATTTTAGCGATAAAACAGAACCAACTAAAAATGTTAACACAAAAAATATTTTCTTAATCTTCATAATAAATTATTTTACTCAAAATTAATGCTTTACCTACAAATATCCTAAATTGATATTTTAATAACTAAAAAAAAGCAGCTAAATGATTAGCTGCTTTTTTTTAGGTTTTTAAATTTATTTCACCAAAATTATTTAACTGGTAATACTTTTGCTTTAACTTCACCAAAACCTATTCTAATACCATCTTTTTCAGCATAACCTCTCATAATAACTGTATCATTATCATTAATAAATTTACGTTCTGTACCATCAGTCATTTTAACAGCTTTTGTTCCTTTCCAGCTTATTTCCAACATAGAACCAAATTCACTCTCCTTTGGGCCACTAATAGTTCCTGAGCCCATACAATCACCAACTTTAATATTACAGCCATTTATAGAATGATGTGCCAACTGTTGATTCATATTCCAATACATGTATCTGTAATTTGATTTTGAAACAATAGTTTCTTCTGTATTTTCAGGCTTTATAGCAACTTCAAGGTTTATATCTACATGCTTATCTCCTTTATACTCTAGATAAGGTAACACTTTAGGTTCTTGAACTGGACCTGATACTCTAAATGGCTCTAAAGCATCTAAAGTTACAATCCAACAAGATAAATGAGATGCAAAATTTTTCCCTAAAAAGGGACCTAATGGCACATATTCCCAACCTTGAATATCTCTAGCACTCCAATCGTTTAATAATGCCATTCCAAAGATATATTCATCTGCCTCATCTGTTGATATAGAATCTCCTATAGGCTTACCTTCATATGTAAAAAAAGCAGTTTCTAATTCAAAGTCTAACAAATTAGACTGACCAAATGTTGGCATTTCATCTGTTGGAGCTTTTCGCTGCCCTTTTGGTCGATGAAAATCAACACCTGAAGGTAAAATAGAACTCGAACGACCATGATAACCAACCGGAATATGTTTCCAGTTTGGTAATAATGCATTGTTTGGGTCTCTAAACAAACAACCTACATTAAAAGCATGTTGCTCACTAGAATAAAAATCTGTGTAATCCCCTATTGATATAGGCATTAACATTTCAACTTCTTTATTATTAATTAAAGCTTTTTGTAATTCAGCGTTATTAGAAGCCTCAGTATTAGTCGATACAAAAATGTCTGAAATTTCATTTCTAACATCTCTTGTAACTTGCTTTCCTAAAAGCATAAAATCATTCAATCTACATGAGATAAAAACTTCTGCATCTATATTAAAATAACCTAATTTTGCTACTTTATATAAATTGATAACAGTATCTCCAATTCGAGTAGCAACAAAAACTTCATTATTATGTTTTGCTACGCCAAAAGGTATATTTTGGATCGGAAAATCTGAATTTTCAGGTACTTCTATCCAACTTTTTAAAGTTGAATTGTTTGCTTTAATCATAATTTACAATTTTTCGCCTTCCATACGGAAGAAATAATTTTTATTTTAATTTATTACTGATTCTTCCATTTTAAATAATGGAAGATTGCTCATTAATTCATTTACTTCATTTCTAACTTCTTCAATAATTTCTTCATTGTCCTTATTAGTAATTACTTTATCTATTAGTTCTACTATTTTAACTATTTCTGCTTCCTTTACTCCTCTAGTTGTAATAGCAGCTGTTCCTACTCTAATTCCAGATGTTACAAATGGCGATTTGTCATCAAATGGAACCATATTTTTATTCACTGTAATATCAGCTTCAACTAAAACATTTTCAGCTTCCTTTCCAGTAATATTTTTACTTCTTAAATCAATTAACATGCAATGGTTATCAGTTCCTCCTGAAACAACACCATAACCTCTTTTCATCAATTCTTCCGCCATTACTTTTGCATTCTTCATCAATTGAATACAATATTCCATATAACCATCAGATAATGATTCTTTAAATGCAACTGCCTTTGCAGCAATTACATGTTCTAAAGGGCCGCCTTGTGTTCCAGGGAAAACAGCGGCATCTAATAACTGGCTCATCATTTTAGTTTCACCCTTTGGTGTTTTTAATCCCCATGGATTTTCAAAGTCTTTCCCCATCATTATCATACCACCTCTTGGTCCTCTTAATGTTTTGTGTGTTGTTGTTGTTACAACATGACAATGAGGCATTGGATCATTTAACAACCCCCTAGCTATTAAACCTGCTGGATGAGAAATATCTGCCATCAAAAGTGCTCCAACTTCATCAGCTATAGCTCTCATTTTTTCATAATTCCAATCTCTAGAGTATGCAGAAGCTCCCGCAATAATTAATTGTGGTTTTTCTTTTTTTGCTGTTTCTTCTATAATAGAATAATCAATTTGTCCTGTTTCTTTATTTACACCATAAAAACTTGTTTGATATAATTTTCCAGAAAAGTTAACAGGTGAGCCATGAGTTAAGTGCCCTCCGTGAGAAAGATCAAACCCTAAAATTTTATCTCCAGGTTTTAATACTGCCAGCATTACGGCAGCATTTGCTTGCGAACCTGAGTGAGGCTGAACATTTACCCATTCAGCATTAAATAATTCTTTAGCTCTTTCACGAGCTATATCTTCAATTTCATCAACTACTTCACAGCCTCCATAATACCTTTTAAAAGGTAATCCTTCTGCATATTTATTGGTTAAAATGCTTCCTTGCGCTTTTAACACATTTTCACTTACATAGTTTTCTGATGCGATTAATTCTACACCTTCTTTTTGTCTGTGATGTTCATCTTGAATTAAATCAAAAATTTCGTTATCTAAATTCATTTAATGGAATAAATAGTTATAAAAAAACAAAGGTAGGACAAATCCATTTTAATCCATAAAAAAAAGGCTGAGATATTCAGCCTTTTTTTTATTATATATAATAAGTAATATACTAATTATTGTACAACAATTTTACCGTTAGAAATTATTTCATTTTCTGAAACAATTTGATAGTTGTATATACCTTGAGATAAATCACTAATATTTAAATTAAGATTATTAGTACCTTGATTAACAATAAGATTTTTCACAATAGCTCCTAATTGATTAGTAATTAGAATTGTTGAATTTTGCTTAGTATTTTCCTTAAAAGTAAATGTTAAATTATCTTTAGCTGGATTTGGATAAACCTTTACATTTGAATTACCTATAAATTCGTTTACTGATGTTGGTAAATCAGATTTAGTAATATGTAATATCAAAAATGGTTCTTCAATTGTATTATCAATATATAGTGTTTTAGAAACTGTATTATTTATTACAGGAGTAATCTCACCTGTAGATAAATCTTCTAATTCAAATTCATGATTTGGAAGAATATTTTCAAATCCATTTATTAACAACTCATAATCTCCACTAATTCCTACTTTAACTCTTACAGGTATAGAGATTGATTCTCCAACTCCTAATTGACTAATAGAATTAGAATATAAATCTTTACCATCATTAGTAACTAATGAAAGACTTGGAACCTCCCATGGGTTAGGCGTAAACAACTTTATATTATCATAATCCTCATCATAAAACTCAGATGAATTTTCATCTTCATATAAATAAGCTTTATCGTAAAATGAATTTATATTTGAAAAGATATTTAACATAATAGCCTCATCAAAGGTTTTAAAATGACCTGTAGTAGCTGTAGTTTTTGCAGTTTGAGGAATTGTAACAGAAGCACCTCCCGATGAAGCTTTAACCCAAAATCCTTGACCAGATGCAATTTGTGAAGCAGTAACATAATTACCTCCAATAGATAAAACATATGGAGCACCTTTGGTAATATTTGATCTACTGCAAGACGCCCAATTAATTGTTGAAGGATATGGATTACCAAGTAAAACCCATCCATCATCAGCACCACAAGAATAAGAACAATTTACATTCAATGTTACAGAATTAGCATTATTAGGTGCTCCAGTTACCGCTAGTGTTTGCGAAACACCAAGCTGATCAACATAAGTTAAATAACCTTTACCATTAGTAAGAGAACTAGCTGCATTATAACCATTATCTAAGGAACCAATTTCAGCTTCATTATAATCATAAACAGAAACAAAAACTCCACCTTGTGCAGCATCATCAAAACCAATTCCACTTGTATAAATGTCATCATCCCAGTCTGCAAGAGTTGAACCCACAACAGGAGGCGCTAATGTTCGCCATGTTGCAGGTGCTGTTAAATCAGTTTCTACAGTAAAATTACTTCCTGTAATTGTTCCTGTAGATGAATTTCCAAGAGAAGCTCCTGCAGGTAGGGTAACACCTCCCCCAGCTGTAGATACGTCAAGTGTAGCGCCACTTGTAACTATAAGAGTACCATTCACGGTTAAAAGACCTGAAGAAATACAACTTAGTTGAGCAGAAGCTCCGGTTACCGTCACATCATTTACTGTCTCAGTTGAATTAAGAAAAGCAGAAAATCCGGCTGGTATAATTACATTGTCTAAAGGCCCAGGAATTCCATCCGGATTCCAATTACCTGGTTGATTCCAAGCAGGAAAAAAACCACCATCATCCCAAATATAAGTTGTTTGTGAAAAACCAATAGTAGTTAAAAACGCTAATGGTAAAAAAAGTAAATATTTTTTCATAATAATTAATTAATAAAGTATGTAGCTAATTTACGTAAAAAAAAACAAATGGTTGCAAATAAAAAAAAAGCTATAAATCAGCCTTTTTATCTTTAGATATATCGTAAGTTTTTTTACCCCCATAAGCTACACCAGCTAAAAGAAGTAAACTTAAACCTCCATCAATTGGCACGCATGGAGGAGGCCAACAACCTGGTCCACCACCACCTCCTGGAGGGCCTGGAGGACCTGCAGCTTGAATATCAAGACTAAAAAAAGATACTAACAATAGTAATAGTATCGTGTAGGCATTCTTTTTTATAAATTCTTTTATTTTCATAATGATTGCAAACATAAATAATTTTTTTCTATTTATTAATCTAAATACGATTAAAAAACTAAAAGGGTTGGTTAAAAAATTATTCTATTACTTTTTCTTTAAAATAAACTACAATAAAAACTAAAAAACAAAGCAAAGGAGATTGTGGTAAACCTATTAAATAACGTGTTATTGGATAGGTACTTTCTATAATGTTGAATAATAATCCGACAGCATAAAACACTATTGCGACTATGCATATTAAC
It encodes the following:
- the glyA gene encoding serine hydroxymethyltransferase, whose translation is MNLDNEIFDLIQDEHHRQKEGVELIASENYVSENVLKAQGSILTNKYAEGLPFKRYYGGCEVVDEIEDIARERAKELFNAEWVNVQPHSGSQANAAVMLAVLKPGDKILGFDLSHGGHLTHGSPVNFSGKLYQTSFYGVNKETGQIDYSIIEETAKKEKPQLIIAGASAYSRDWNYEKMRAIADEVGALLMADISHPAGLIARGLLNDPMPHCHVVTTTTHKTLRGPRGGMIMMGKDFENPWGLKTPKGETKMMSQLLDAAVFPGTQGGPLEHVIAAKAVAFKESLSDGYMEYCIQLMKNAKVMAEELMKRGYGVVSGGTDNHCMLIDLRSKNITGKEAENVLVEADITVNKNMVPFDDKSPFVTSGIRVGTAAITTRGVKEAEIVKIVELIDKVITNKDNEEIIEEVRNEVNELMSNLPLFKMEESVIN
- a CDS encoding aryl-sulfate sulfotransferase, coding for MKIKKIFFVLTFLVGSVLSLKSQNTVGTIFNSLDAQDGYTLFAYTGDTITYLIDNCGQVVNQWNSEYGAGNSVYLLDDGGLIRCGKTPVTFFNAGGRGGLLEIFDWQGNLNWQFFYSDTLQSLHHDVALLPNGNILAIAFELKTKQESIDAGRDTSLLAENALWPEKIIEIKPIGFDSAEIVWEWHMWDHLIQDYDNTKPNFGVVEEHPELFNLNYAPKNKADWAHANAIDYNADLDQIILSLNFFNEFIIIDHSTSTLEAASSSGGLMGKGGDILYRYGNPESYNHGDSLDRINYSNHNVQWIADSLVDGGKIMIYNNGNGRPAGNYSSIDIIDPLTDAFGNYILEADTTFGPDFPEWSYVAPNPTDFYSPNISGAQRLPNGNTLICQGRDARLFEIDTNEDIVWEYWSPVTNGGILSQGDIPIGNRNVFRALRYEPSYLAFSGKDLTPGLPIELNPDLTDCLTTGVKDFKEFDSFNLSPNPVNDVLRIEINQLDVDFVRIYDISGQLVYESSFVAQIDISNLKSGLYFVSIGQNTRKIIKR
- the fahA gene encoding fumarylacetoacetase; translated protein: MMIKANNSTLKSWIEVPENSDFPIQNIPFGVAKHNNEVFVATRIGDTVINLYKVAKLGYFNIDAEVFISCRLNDFMLLGKQVTRDVRNEISDIFVSTNTEASNNAELQKALINNKEVEMLMPISIGDYTDFYSSEQHAFNVGCLFRDPNNALLPNWKHIPVGYHGRSSSILPSGVDFHRPKGQRKAPTDEMPTFGQSNLLDFELETAFFTYEGKPIGDSISTDEADEYIFGMALLNDWSARDIQGWEYVPLGPFLGKNFASHLSCWIVTLDALEPFRVSGPVQEPKVLPYLEYKGDKHVDINLEVAIKPENTEETIVSKSNYRYMYWNMNQQLAHHSINGCNIKVGDCMGSGTISGPKESEFGSMLEISWKGTKAVKMTDGTERKFINDNDTVIMRGYAEKDGIRIGFGEVKAKVLPVK
- a CDS encoding T9SS type A sorting domain-containing protein, which encodes MKKYLLFLPLAFLTTIGFSQTTYIWDDGGFFPAWNQPGNWNPDGIPGPLDNVIIPAGFSAFLNSTETVNDVTVTGASAQLSCISSGLLTVNGTLIVTSGATLDVSTAGGGVTLPAGASLGNSSTGTITGSNFTVETDLTAPATWRTLAPPVVGSTLADWDDDIYTSGIGFDDAAQGGVFVSVYDYNEAEIGSLDNGYNAASSLTNGKGYLTYVDQLGVSQTLAVTGAPNNANSVTLNVNCSYSCGADDGWVLLGNPYPSTINWASCSRSNITKGAPYVLSIGGNYVTASQIASGQGFWVKASSGGASVTIPQTAKTTATTGHFKTFDEAIMLNIFSNINSFYDKAYLYEDENSSEFYDEDYDNIKLFTPNPWEVPSLSLVTNDGKDLYSNSISQLGVGESISIPVRVKVGISGDYELLINGFENILPNHEFELEDLSTGEITPVINNTVSKTLYIDNTIEEPFLILHITKSDLPTSVNEFIGNSNVKVYPNPAKDNLTFTFKENTKQNSTILITNQLGAIVKNLIVNQGTNNLNLNISDLSQGIYNYQIVSENEIISNGKIVVQ
- a CDS encoding PID-CTERM protein-sorting domain-containing protein, which encodes MFAIIMKIKEFIKKNAYTILLLLLVSFFSLDIQAAGPPGPPGGGGGPGCWPPPCVPIDGGLSLLLLAGVAYGGKKTYDISKDKKADL